The following coding sequences are from one Candidatus Nitrohelix vancouverensis window:
- the pntB gene encoding Re/Si-specific NAD(P)(+) transhydrogenase subunit beta, giving the protein MSEGIVTASYVGATILFILALGGLSNQETARRGNLYGMIGMTLALVATISSVTDHMVLLILGLLVGGSVGIVLAKRVQMTEMPELVAILHSLVGLAAVLVGYANFMDSTIHFEGVEKSIHDIETYLGILIGAITFSGSIIAFGKLSGKIGGNPMLLPGRHWMNLGLLILTIWLCDAFVDQSAQGAGTFPLIIMTLIALAFGVHMVMAIGGADMPVVVSMLNSYSGWAASATGFMLSNDLLIVTGALVGSSGAILSYIMCRAMNRKFLSVIAGGFGTTASGSPAAAGEQGEVVAIDAVEAATLLKEAKEVMIIPGYGMAVAQAQHIVCEITKTLRSKKVNVRFGIHPVAGRMPGHMNVLLAEAKVPYDIVYEMDEINDDFPKIDVSVVIGANDIVNPSAQDEPNSPIAGMPVMECWKGETTIVLKRGMATGYAGVDNPLFFKENTRMLFGDAKKSLDEVFKNL; this is encoded by the coding sequence ATGAGTGAAGGTATCGTAACCGCCTCTTATGTTGGGGCGACAATTCTTTTTATTCTGGCGCTGGGCGGACTGAGCAATCAGGAAACCGCGCGACGCGGTAATCTGTACGGCATGATCGGCATGACGCTGGCTCTGGTTGCGACCATTTCAAGCGTCACCGACCATATGGTATTGCTTATCCTCGGTCTGTTGGTTGGCGGTTCGGTCGGTATTGTGCTGGCGAAGCGCGTTCAAATGACGGAAATGCCGGAGCTGGTGGCCATTCTGCACAGTCTGGTAGGTCTGGCGGCGGTGCTGGTTGGATATGCAAATTTCATGGATTCAACGATTCATTTTGAGGGCGTTGAAAAATCAATTCATGACATTGAAACCTATCTGGGTATTCTTATCGGAGCGATCACGTTTTCCGGTTCCATCATTGCATTTGGTAAATTGAGCGGGAAAATCGGCGGCAATCCCATGTTACTGCCCGGACGCCACTGGATGAACCTGGGTTTGTTGATCCTGACCATCTGGTTGTGCGACGCATTTGTCGATCAATCGGCGCAGGGCGCTGGCACATTTCCTTTGATCATCATGACCTTGATCGCGCTGGCGTTTGGCGTTCATATGGTCATGGCCATTGGCGGCGCAGACATGCCGGTGGTGGTTTCGATGCTCAACAGTTATTCCGGCTGGGCCGCATCGGCGACGGGCTTCATGCTCAGCAATGACTTGTTGATCGTGACCGGCGCGCTGGTAGGAAGTAGCGGCGCGATTCTGAGCTACATCATGTGTCGCGCGATGAACCGCAAGTTTTTGTCGGTTATCGCTGGCGGATTTGGGACTACAGCGAGCGGCAGTCCTGCCGCGGCTGGAGAACAGGGTGAAGTGGTTGCGATCGATGCGGTTGAGGCGGCGACTCTTCTCAAGGAAGCCAAAGAAGTGATGATCATTCCGGGCTATGGAATGGCGGTGGCTCAAGCTCAGCACATTGTCTGCGAGATCACCAAAACCCTGCGTAGCAAGAAGGTCAACGTGCGCTTCGGAATTCATCCCGTTGCCGGACGTATGCCGGGCCACATGAACGTACTGCTGGCCGAAGCGAAGGTGCCTTACGACATCGTTTATGAAATGGATGAGATCAACGATGACTTCCCGAAAATCGACGTTTCGGTTGTTATCGGCGCGAACGACATCGTGAATCCTTCCGCTCAGGACGAACCCAACAGCCCGATTGCCGGTATGCCGGTCATGGAGTGTTGGAAAGGCGAAACGACCATCGTGCTGAAACGCGGTATGGCGACCGGTTATGCGGGCGTGGACAATCCTTTGTTCTTCAAGGAGAATACCCGCATGTTGTTTGGCGACGCCAAAAAGAGCCTGGACGAGGTCTTCAAAAATCTCTAA
- a CDS encoding phosphate ABC transporter substrate-binding protein: protein MAVWIFSKTQGAEHLNLRQFFSTALACLPMVFILNIAQAQETITISGSTTVAPIASRAAEAFLVNRPEIRILVNGGGSGVGINAVGSGLAQIGMASRMITPRELSRFERSQLKAHAVGRDGVACAISASIYNAGVRALTREQIAGIYLGKIKNWSALGGPDSAIVVIDKERHRGTRHVFMNYVFGDANARTPGARLVTGSNNEERAKIAQSDAAIGMLSLAWLNDAVKGVAIQEGDARIEPSVANVRSGAYPITRDLLFVTAGEPVGAVKEFMEFIYGPKGKEIVVDSGYIPIERP from the coding sequence ATGGCGGTATGGATTTTTTCAAAGACTCAGGGAGCTGAACATTTGAATTTGAGACAGTTTTTTTCAACCGCCCTGGCATGTTTACCGATGGTCTTCATTCTGAACATCGCGCAGGCGCAAGAGACCATCACTATTTCCGGCTCCACGACGGTCGCGCCCATTGCATCTCGCGCGGCGGAGGCATTTTTAGTCAATCGACCGGAAATTAGAATTCTTGTCAATGGCGGCGGTTCCGGCGTTGGAATCAATGCGGTTGGAAGCGGTCTGGCGCAAATTGGCATGGCCTCTCGCATGATTACGCCGCGAGAGTTGTCCCGATTTGAGCGGAGTCAATTGAAGGCGCACGCGGTCGGAAGGGATGGCGTGGCCTGCGCAATTTCTGCATCGATATATAACGCGGGTGTGCGGGCCTTGACGCGCGAACAAATCGCAGGGATTTATCTCGGGAAGATAAAAAACTGGAGCGCCCTGGGCGGACCGGATAGCGCGATAGTCGTTATTGATAAGGAGCGTCACCGAGGGACGCGCCACGTTTTTATGAATTATGTGTTTGGCGACGCTAACGCGCGCACTCCCGGCGCCCGTTTGGTCACCGGTTCCAATAATGAAGAACGCGCTAAAATTGCGCAGAGTGATGCGGCCATCGGTATGTTGTCTCTTGCCTGGCTGAACGATGCGGTCAAAGGCGTTGCGATCCAGGAAGGCGACGCGCGAATCGAGCCTAGCGTTGCCAATGTGCGTTCCGGAGCCTACCCCATCACGCGAGACCTGTTGTTTGTAACCGCAGGCGAACCGGTCGGAGCGGTCAAGGAATTCATGGAATTTATATACGGTCCCAAAGGAAAAGAGATTGTCGTTGACAGCGGATACATTCCCATTGAACGTCCTTGA
- the pstC gene encoding phosphate ABC transporter permease subunit PstC, producing MNVLEKRPTDPLFWFSALSAGLTLLIGLGFYVYLFWASWPLWRDHSLSFFTSTDWFPGESYGALAMIYGSVMVSTLALVTALPFALAGAVTASEFLSPRLRLVFKAAMELMAGVPGIVYGLLGAALLALWVKDWFGLIDGNTLFTAGILLGVMILPTIMTLAEDAIHSVPREFRETAASLGLPPLQAFFRVVFPQALPGIVGAVLLGLGRALGETIAVMLVIGGLDMIPSPWFDWFAPGQSIPSKLGREAAEAIGSGMHWNALLGLGCALFSGSMLLTGFGSYLLRRRQR from the coding sequence TTGAACGTCCTTGAGAAAAGGCCGACCGACCCACTGTTCTGGTTCTCGGCCTTGTCGGCCGGGTTGACCCTGCTGATCGGTCTGGGTTTTTATGTCTACCTGTTCTGGGCGAGCTGGCCGCTGTGGCGCGACCATTCTTTGAGTTTCTTCACCAGTACGGACTGGTTTCCCGGGGAATCCTACGGCGCTCTTGCGATGATTTACGGTTCCGTGATGGTTTCGACCCTGGCTTTGGTCACAGCCCTTCCCTTTGCCCTTGCGGGCGCGGTGACGGCGTCCGAATTTTTGTCGCCTCGATTGCGTTTGGTTTTCAAGGCGGCGATGGAGCTCATGGCGGGCGTCCCTGGAATTGTTTACGGTTTGTTGGGCGCCGCTCTGCTTGCGCTTTGGGTGAAGGACTGGTTTGGATTGATCGACGGCAACACTCTGTTCACCGCGGGGATTTTGTTGGGCGTGATGATCCTGCCGACGATCATGACTCTGGCGGAAGACGCGATTCATTCGGTGCCGCGCGAGTTTCGCGAAACGGCGGCGAGTCTGGGCCTTCCGCCCTTACAGGCTTTTTTCCGCGTCGTGTTTCCGCAGGCTCTGCCGGGCATCGTAGGCGCTGTTCTGCTTGGGCTGGGTCGGGCATTGGGCGAGACGATTGCCGTGATGCTGGTGATCGGAGGACTCGACATGATCCCGTCTCCCTGGTTCGACTGGTTTGCGCCGGGACAGAGCATCCCTTCGAAACTGGGGAGGGAAGCGGCGGAAGCGATCGGTTCGGGGATGCACTGGAACGCATTGCTGGGGCTTGGATGCGCGCTGTTTTCCGGTTCCATGTTGTTGACGGGATTTGGCTCTTATCTATTGAGGAGGCGGCAACGGTGA
- a CDS encoding ABC transporter permease subunit — protein sequence MLIAIIFMLAATGLLVLLIILSTVFGKGMPALSLGFLTEPSSDFGAEGGVFYQIIGTLILTVGALAIALPLAVGTTLFQTECLRSHRLKAAFRAVIYSLNAMPTILFGLAGYVLFGVYLGAGVSWLTGALILGIMILPTIQASIQEAVEGLPEKYRETGTSLGMTPWALAQNVVLPLCWHGAVTGGLLGLARAAGETAAIMFTAAAFSGATFPQSFKDPVPTLQTHILVLAQDASQASSLTNAWGAASVLLLMVFLLILFSLWVRNQFSMEAQR from the coding sequence ATGCTGATCGCAATAATCTTTATGTTAGCCGCAACGGGGTTGCTGGTTTTGCTGATTATTTTATCGACCGTGTTCGGCAAAGGAATGCCGGCGCTTTCTCTCGGATTTCTGACCGAGCCGTCGAGTGATTTTGGCGCCGAGGGCGGCGTGTTTTATCAAATCATTGGAACGCTGATTTTGACCGTCGGGGCATTGGCGATCGCGCTTCCCCTTGCGGTGGGGACGACCTTGTTTCAGACCGAATGTCTGCGTTCGCATCGTCTGAAAGCCGCCTTTCGCGCGGTGATTTATTCGTTGAACGCCATGCCGACCATCCTGTTCGGTCTGGCGGGTTATGTTTTGTTTGGGGTTTATTTAGGAGCCGGAGTGTCCTGGTTGACGGGCGCTCTGATATTGGGAATCATGATTCTTCCAACCATACAGGCAAGCATTCAGGAAGCCGTTGAAGGGCTTCCCGAAAAGTACCGGGAAACGGGAACCTCGTTGGGCATGACGCCCTGGGCGCTGGCGCAGAACGTGGTCCTGCCGCTATGCTGGCATGGCGCGGTGACCGGCGGATTGCTGGGGCTGGCGCGCGCGGCCGGGGAGACGGCGGCCATCATGTTCACCGCCGCCGCGTTTTCAGGCGCCACCTTCCCGCAGTCGTTTAAAGATCCGGTTCCCACTTTACAGACGCATATTCTGGTGCTGGCTCAGGACGCTTCGCAGGCGAGTTCTCTGACCAACGCCTGGGGCGCGGCATCTGTTTTATTGCTGATGGTGTTTCTATTGATCCTGTTCTCGCTTTGGGTGCGCAATCAGTTTTCCATGGAGGCCCAGCGGTGA